The genomic interval GCCTGCGATGGAAGCGGACTCTTTCCCCATGCGCCCGAGCCCTTGCCACACAATCTGGTATCACTCGGTGAGGCCGTGCTGCAGCACCGTGCCGACATGGGTTTCGCCATCGATCCCGACGCCGACCGTCTCGTGGTGTTCACCGAAAAGGGCGAACCCTACGGCGAGGAATACACCGTCACCACTGCCGTTGCAGCAGTGCTGGCGCGATGTGATACACCATCCAGCGTACACACGGTGGTGAATCTCTCGACCACACGCGCAGTGGACGACATTGCACGCTCCTACGGTGCCACAGTACATCGCACGCCTGTCGGCGAAATCAACGTGGTTGCGCGCATGCTTGAGACAGGCGCGGTTGTCGGCGGGGAGGGGAGCGGTGGCGTCATCGTGCCCGCGATCCATCCCGGGCGCGATTCACTCGTGGGCATACTTTTGCTGCTCGATGCGCTCAGCGGTTTCGACGGTCCCGTATCCGCCTACCGCGCACAATTGCCCGAGTATTCCATCCGCAAATTCACCTACAGTACCGCGGGACGCGACAGCGCGGCCATACTCGCACGCATCTGCGAGACCTACGCCTCACATGCGCCGAACACCGCCGACGGTGTGCGTATCGATTTCCCCGAGGGCTGGGTGCATCTGCGTCTATCCAACACCGAGCCCATCATGCGGGTGATTGCCGAGGCGCCGAGCGGTGAGACCGCCGAGGCGCTGGCCGCCACCGTGGCCCGAGAGGCCGGACTCATCACATCGTAACAGGGCGCAGCACAGCGCCGCACTCATCACACAGAAAATTCCATCACGCACCACTTCACTTTGAGAGGCAGCCATGACGACCATACTTGACATTTTTGCGAGAGAGATACTCGACTCGCGGGGCAATCCGACGATCGAAGTGGATGTGGAGCTGGAGAGCGGGGTCACGGGTCGCGCGGCCGTGCCCAGCGGCGCATCCACCGGCGAGCGTGAAGCGGTGGAATTACGCGACGGCGACAAGGAGCGGTATCTCGGCAGAGGCGTGCAGAAGGCCGTCGAGAACGTCAACGACGTGATTGCCGACGAACTGATCGGGTGGGATGCGATGGACCAGACCGGCATCGACAATTTCCTCATCGAACTCGACGGCACCGACACCAAGGCGAATCTCGGCGCAAACGCGCTGCTCGGTGTGTCACTCGCGACGGCAAAGGCCGCGGCGGAAACGCTGGGCATGCCGTTGTACCGCTACATCGGCGGCACCAACGCGAAGTACCTGCCCGTGCCGATGATGAACATCCTCAACGGCGGAAAACACGCCGACAACACAGTCGATTTTCAGGAATTCATGATCGTGCCTTTCGGCGCGCCCACATTCAGCGAGGCCCTGCGCTGCGGCACCGAGATTTTTCACGCGCTCAAGAAGGTGCTGTCGGACGCGAAGTTGAACACATCGGTGGGCGACGAAGGCGGCTTCGCCCCGAATCTGAAATCGAACGAGGAAGCGATACAGTACATCCTCAAGGCCATGGAAAAGGCCGGGTACACCGACGCCGAATGCGGCATCGCCCTCGATGTGGCCGCCAGTGAAATGTTCGAGAAAGGCAAGGGCAAGAAGCCGGGCATGTACCGCTTCTTTAAATCCGACAAGAGTCTCAAGACCTCCGAGGAAATGGTCGAGATGTACGTCAAACTCGTGAAGAAGTATCCGATTATTTCGATCGAAGACGGCCTCGGCGAGAATGATTGGGTGGGTTGGAAAAAACTCACGGACGCTCTCGGCGACCGCTGTCAGCTTGTCGGCGACGATGTGTTTGTCACGAATCCCGCCATACTCAGCCGCGGCATCGATGCGGGTATCGCCAACTCAATACTCGTGAAGGTCAATCAGATCGGCACACTCACCGAGACTCTCGACGCGGTCGAAATGGCCAAACGCGCCAGGTACACCAGCGTGATCAGCCACCGCTCGGGCGAGACCGAGGACGCCACCATCGCCGACATCGCCGTTGCCACCAACGCCGGACAGATC from Ignavibacteriota bacterium carries:
- the glmM gene encoding phosphoglucosamine mutase, producing the protein MTSPIISISGIRGIPGESLLPPDITRFTAAFVRLSGGGPLVIGRDGRSGGDTLQDLVVAAARMCGADVIDIGVAPTPTVQLAVEKLGARGGIAITASHNPQQWNGLKFLDATGVFLDARQNAALQAILADENFPWVGYETFGKRRDAAEFWRTHVETVLAYNADAVARILTRAFTIVVDAVNASGSHIVPALLRELGCTVIPAACDGSGLFPHAPEPLPHNLVSLGEAVLQHRADMGFAIDPDADRLVVFTEKGEPYGEEYTVTTAVAAVLARCDTPSSVHTVVNLSTTRAVDDIARSYGATVHRTPVGEINVVARMLETGAVVGGEGSGGVIVPAIHPGRDSLVGILLLLDALSGFDGPVSAYRAQLPEYSIRKFTYSTAGRDSAAILARICETYASHAPNTADGVRIDFPEGWVHLRLSNTEPIMRVIAEAPSGETAEALAATVAREAGLITS
- the eno gene encoding phosphopyruvate hydratase codes for the protein MTTILDIFAREILDSRGNPTIEVDVELESGVTGRAAVPSGASTGEREAVELRDGDKERYLGRGVQKAVENVNDVIADELIGWDAMDQTGIDNFLIELDGTDTKANLGANALLGVSLATAKAAAETLGMPLYRYIGGTNAKYLPVPMMNILNGGKHADNTVDFQEFMIVPFGAPTFSEALRCGTEIFHALKKVLSDAKLNTSVGDEGGFAPNLKSNEEAIQYILKAMEKAGYTDAECGIALDVAASEMFEKGKGKKPGMYRFFKSDKSLKTSEEMVEMYVKLVKKYPIISIEDGLGENDWVGWKKLTDALGDRCQLVGDDVFVTNPAILSRGIDAGIANSILVKVNQIGTLTETLDAVEMAKRARYTSVISHRSGETEDATIADIAVATNAGQIKTGSASRSDRIAKYNQLLRIEEELDTSAIYAGAAAFNIQR